The nucleotide sequence GAGCTCCAGACCAGCGACATCCGCGCGGAGGTGCGCGAGACCGCGACGGTCCTGCCGCTCGCGGATTACTGCCGCACCCAGGTGCTGTGCTGAGAAGGCGATGTCGAATGCTGAATGCCGAATGCTCGATTGATGAGCGCGCGAAGCGCGCCACTTCCATTCGATATTATTAAGAATTCAACATTCTTCTCTCCCTTTACACTCCAGCAGCTCGGCGAGCGCCCCGTGTCCCGCCTCCGCCGCGGCCATCGCGGGCGTCCGGCCGGCACGGTCGCGCGCGCCCCGGTCTGCGCCGCGCTCCAGCAGCAGTCGAGCGCTTTCGAGCGAACCGACGACGGCGGCATGGTGCAGCGCCGTGGCGTCCGCCTCGTCGCGCGCCTCGAGCGTCGGGCGCGCCCGCTTCACGAGCAGCCGCACGACCTCGGTTCGGCCTTCGTGAATGGCGCGCATGAGGGGCGTCCATCCGTAGATGTCGGCCGCGTCGACGTTCGCGCCGGCATCGACCAGAACGGCGGCGAGGTCCGCGTAGCCGCTGGCGCTGGCGATCATGAGGGCGGTCCACCCGTTGGACGCGCGCGCGTCGACTTCCGCCCCTTTTTCCAGCAGGGCCGTCACCGTGTCCAGGTCGCCCCGGACCGAGGCGTACATCAGCGCCGTTCCGCCCCGGCCGTTCGTGGTATTGACGGCGGCGCCCGCCTCCAGCAACCCGCGGACGAGCGCGGCGTCGCCCGCGCCGGCCGCCACCATGAGCGCCGTGCGGCCGTCCGGCGTCTTCCCGTTCACGTCCGCGCCGCGCTCGATCGCCCGCGCGACGGCCGCGACGTCCCGCCTGGCAAGTGCCGCGGCGAGGTCGGCATCGGGGTCGGCGGCATGGAGCGGAGCTGCCGTTGCGAGGGCGAGGAGAGCCAACAGCCGGGCTTTCATGGGAAAGGAAACGATGTATGTTGAACGCTCAATGTCGAATTGACGACGCGCACAACGCGCGCACTTCAATTCAACATTCAAGACTCGGCACTAAGCATTCACGTGTTGTGCTCCACCCAGCGGGCGCGGTCGGCGAGCTGTTCCTTCTTCCAGAACGGCGCGCGCGTCTTGAGCTCTTCGATCAGGTGACGGCAGGCGGCGAACGCGGCGGCGCGATGCGCCGACCACGCGGCGACGAGGACGATGGGTTCGCCGGGGCGGATCGCGCCGACGCGGTGAACGATGAGCGCATCGAGGAGGGGCCAGCTCGCCGTCGCCTCGGCCACGATGGTCTCGAGGTGTTTCTCGGTCATGCCCGGGTAGTGCTCGAGGGTCATGGCCGTCACTCCGGCATCCTCGTTGAAGTCACGCATCGTGCCGACGAAGCAGGCCGTCGCGCCGTAGGCGCCCTCGGGGGCGAGCGTACGTTCGTGGCGCGCAAGCTCCGACCAGGGATCGAACGCGGCCTCGCGGATCTCGACCGGCATGGCTAGCCCCCCGTCACCGGGGGGAAGAATGCCACCTCGTCGCCCTCGTGGACCTCGCGGTCGAGGCTCGCGTACTCCATGTTGATCGCGACGAGCGTGTTGTCGGGTAGCGGCTGGCCGCCGGCCGCGCGCGCCCAGACGTCGGCGGCCGTGCGGACTCCGGAATCGCGGGCGATCTCGTCGCCGGCGCGGCCAAGGCGTTCACGCAGGGAGGCGAAGTAACGTACCCGGATGGACATGCACTCTATGATATGCCGTCCCGCCGGGCGGCGCAGCCGCTCAGCCGGCGACGCCGCACGCAATCCGGCCCCCGCCGCCGCCGAGCGGCTTCGGCTGGTCGGAATAGTTGTCGCCGCCTTCGTGGATCATGAGCGAACGGCCGCGCAGGTCCGCGACCTTGAGACGCGGCGCCGTCAGCTGGCCTTTGGCCTCGCCCTTGTCGCCGACCCTGAGCGCCGGCAGATCGCCGGCGTGCCCCTGACCCTTCGGCCCTTCGTGCTTGCCGGTCTTCTTCGGATCGTAGTGCCCGCCGGCCGCGAGGCCCGCCTGGCGCTTGCCGTCCTTTTCGCCCGGACCGCAGTCGGGTTTCTCGTGCACGTGGAACCCGTGCTCGCCGGGGGGCAGGCCGGTGAGGTTCGGACGAATCACCAGACCGTCCTTTCCGTCCTCGAGCTGGACGCTTCCGATGGACTTGCCCTGACCCTTCTCGTCGATGAGGGTCATCTTCACGGTTATCTGATCGGCGAACGCGCTCGAGGCGAGCAACGAGAGCGCGATGATCGCGCCGTTCCTGGCGACACCCATGGCAACCTCCTTGTTCTTGCTTGACCGGAGTCAGGTACCCGGCACCCGTGGCCGCGTCGGGCCCCGCCCGGGCTCGCCGGCCGGCATGTCCTCCTCCGCGATGCCCCGCCGCCGGAGCTCCTCGTACCACAGATCGTGGTGCTCCTGCGCCCACTCCGCGGTGACGTTGCCCTGCGTCATGGCCTGGAGCGTGCCCGGAACGCCGACGGTGCCGAGGTAGATGTGACCGAGGATCAGCGCGATCCAGATGATGGCGGCGACGCCGTGGATCACGTTCGATATCTGCATCGTCTGCCGGCTCCAGCCGACGTTCGGGAAGTCCATGATGAGCCCGGTGATCGCCACCAGCGTCCCGAGCACGACCAACCCCATCCAGAAGGTCAGTATCTTCTCGCCGGCGTTGATGCGGTGCGCGGGCGGATGATGCGCCGTGCGCCAGAGGTAACCGCCGCCGTTCTTGAGCCACGTCCAGTCGTAGTCGTGCAGGATGTTGTACTTCAGCCAGACGACGATCTCGAGGAGCATGCCGACGAGGAAGAACGGCCCGAGATAGTTGTGCAGCCCGATCGACAGCGAGGCCCAGGCCGAGAAGCCGTTGAGCCCGATGACCGGGATGAGCACGGCCCGGCCGAAGAGCAGACTCAGGCCCGTGATCGCGAGGACGATGAAGAGGACGGCGGTGTACCAGTGCAGTACCCGTTCGGCCAGGGTCCAGCGCGGCACCACGCGTCCGGTCGGCCGGCGCGTGAGCTCGTTCGGGCCGTGCAGGATGTGGTACGCGCCGATCGCGAGGATCACGAGGGCGAGCACCCAGGGCAGGACGCTCGCCACCGGCCCGTTGCGGATCTGGCGCCAGTTCTGTCCGCCGTTCTGGATCAGCGTGTTGGTCGTGTAAGGCCCGGAGGCCGCAGTGTAGCCTTCGCCGCCGCCGCGCACCGCGCGCCAGTAGTTCGCACGCGGGTTCGTCTGCTCCTCGGTCGCCGACGACGCCGCGACGACAGTCGCATCGCCCACGTACGCGATGAAGGGAAGGCTCAGGGCGGCGACGAGTACGGTCGCGAGTCCCCATCCCAGGCACCGGCGCCGGATGGACCGCGCCCGCACACGATCGTTCTGCTTAGCCATGCCGCTGTCTCCGTGCTAATGATCCGACTGCGTGACCTGCAACCGGTCGCGCAGATCGTCTCCGCGATCGGCGGCGGTCGGTGAATGCCACTCCTGCTTCGCCTGCGTGTGCCCGACGGGTTGACCTTCCTCCCAACCGCATCCGGCCACGCCGAGCGCGAAGGCCACCACGAACGCCGCCCCAGCCGACCATACGCCTCGCCGCATCTCCTCCTCCTGGCCGAACGCTAGCGGTCCGTCTGCACCTGGTTGAACCGCGATATCAGCGCCTCCTGGTGTTTGGGGTCGCTCTGCTTCTGCACGAGCGGGTCCTTCGGGCCCTTGTAGACTCCCGGCTTGTGCACGGTAACGTCCGGGGACTCGTAGCACCCGGCGGCCACGGCCGCGGCGAGCGCGGCGAATCCCCAGGCAATCATGCGCATGATGCTTCTCCTTTCGGCTTCAGCCCTTGTAGGCCGTCTCCCAGCCCCATGTCTGCGGGCGGCCGCCGCGCTTGAGCACGCGCTTGCGGTAGATGTCGGCCACCACGTCGCCGTCGCCGGCGATGAGCGCCTTCGTGGCGCACATCTCGGCGCACAGCGGCAGCTTGCCTTCGGCCACGCGGTTGCGCCCGTACTTCTTGAACTCCTCGGCCGTGCCGTCCGCCTCGGGGCCGCCCGCGCAGAAGGTGCACTTGTCCATCTTGCCGCGCACGCCGAAGGCCGAGGCCTGCGGGTACTGCGGCGCGCCGAACGGGCAGGCATAGAAGCAGTAGCCGCAGCCGATGCAGAGGTCCTTGTTGTGCAGCACGATGCCGTCGGACGTCGTGTAGAAGCAGTCGACGGGGCAGACGGCCGCGCACGGCGCGTCCGTGCAGTGCATGCAGGCGACCGAGATCGACTTTTCGCCCGGCACGCCGTCGTCGAGCGTCACCACCCGGCGGCGGTTCACGCCCCAGGGCACCTCGTGCTCGTTCTTGCAGGCCGTGACGCAACCGTTGCACTCGATGCAGCGCTCGGCGTCGCAAAGGAATTTCATTCTCGCCATGGCTTCTCTCCTCTTACGCCGGCCGCACGCGGCACAGGGTGGTCTTGGTTTCCTGCATCGCCGTCACCGCGTCGTACCCGTAGGTCGTCACCGTGTTCACGGCCTCGCCGAGCACGTACGGATCGGCTCCGGGCGGATACTTGGCGCGCAGGTCCTGCCCCTGGAAGTGACCGCCGAAGTGGAACGGGCACCAGACGGTGCCGGCTCCGACACGGCGCGTGACGAGTGCCTTGACCCGGATCTTCGCCCCCTCCGGGCTTTCGACCCAGACCATCTGGCCGTGGCGGATCCCCGCGTTGTTCGCGTCGGTCGGGTTGATCTCGGCGAACATGTCCTGCTGGAGCTCCGCGAGCCACGGGTTCGACCGGGTCTCGTCGCCGCCGCCCTCGTACTCGGTGAGCCGCCCGCTGGTGAGCACCAGCGGGAACTCCTTCGAATAGTCCTTCGCCTGGATCGAGGCGTAGCGCGTGGGCAGGCGGTAGAGGACCTTCTTGTCGGGATAGGTCGGGAACTTCTGCACCAGGTCGTGGCGCGGCGTGTAGAGCGGCTCGCGGTGCACCGGCACCGGGTCGGGCATCTCCCACACCTTGGCGCGCGCCCGGCCGTTGCCGAACGGCGCGCAGCCGTGGCTAATCGCGACGCGGATGATTCCCCCGGACAGGTCGGTCTTCCAGTTCACGCCGTTGAGCTTCTCCTCCATGTCCTTGCCGAGGTCGAGCTTCTTGCGGCTGTGCGACTGCGGGCTCTGCACGGCCTTGTCGGGTTCGTCGCCCTTGGCGAGGTTGATGCCGGCGACGCGATAGATGACGTCGAGCTCCTTGTCCGTGAGGTCCTTGTCCCAACCGAGCTTGCGCAAGAGGCCGAACGTGAACTCCGGGTGGCCCTCCTTGATCTCGGCGCCCACCGGATGGCTGCCCTCGCCCGCGAGCATGCTGACCCCGTCCTTCTCGACACCCCAGTTCGCCCGGAAGTTGAGACCGCCCTCCTTCACCGGCTTGCTGGTGTCGTAGAGCAGCGGCGTGCCCGGGTGCTTGAGATCGGCCGTGCCCCAGCACGGCCACGGCAGCCCGTAGTACTCGCCGTTGCACGGTCCGCCCTCGGCGCGCGTCGTCGTGGTGTTGAAGGTGCCCCAGTTCTGCTGGTGCAGCTTCAAACGCTCGGGGCTCTGGCCGGTGTAGCCGATGGTCCACGCGCCGCGGTTGATCTCGCGCAGCGTGTCCTCCAGGTTCGGCTGGTTGTTCTCGACCCGGATGTGCTTGAACATCTCCTTCTCGAAGCCGAGCTTCTTCGCCAGCAGGTACATGATCTCTTCGTCGGTCTTCGACTCGAAGAGCGGGTCGATCACCTTGTCGCGCCACTGGAGCGCGCGGTTCGACGCGGTCACCGAGCCGTAGGTCTCGAAGCAGGTCGTCGCCGGCAGCAGCCACACGTTGTCCGTGCGGTCGTGCATGACGGCGGACACCGTCGGATACGGATCGACGATGACGAGCGCGTCGAGCTTTTCGAACGCCTTCTTCAGGTTCGGTCCGCGGCTCTGGCTGTTCGGCGCATGGCCCCAGAAGAGCACCATCTTGATCGGGGACCGCTGGGTGATGTTCTTCGGGTCCTCGAGCACCGCGTCGTGCCAGCGCGATACCGTGACCCCGACCATGTTCATCGGCTTCACCTTGCCGCCCTTGCCGTCGTCGTACTCGGTCTGGTCGAAACGGTTCTTGAGCCAGTCGAAGTCCACGTCCCAGACGCGCGCCCAGTGCTTCCACGCGCCCTCGGCCAGGCCGTAATAGCCCGGCAGTGTGTGGCTGTTCGGACCGACGTCGGTCGCGCCCTGCACGTTGTCGTGGCCGCGGTAGATGTTGGAGCCGCCGCCCGAGCGCCCGGTGTTGCCGAGCGCGAGCTGCAGGGTGTTGTAGGAGCGCACGTTCGCGGTCCCGTGGTGATGCTGCGTCCCGCCCATGCACCACACGAGCGTGCCCGGACGGTTCTTGGCCATCATCTCGGCGACCTTGTAGATGAGCTCCTTGGGCGTGCCGGTCACGTCGCTCACCACGTCCGGCGTGTAGTTCTTCACGATCGAGCGGACTTCGTCGAAGCCGTACACGCGACTCCGAATGAACTCCTTGTCCTCCCAGCCGTTTTCCAGGATGTGCCACAGCACTCCCCAGATGAAGGCGGTGTCCGTGCCCGAGCGGATGCGCACGTACAGGTCGGCGTGTGCCGCCGTGCGGGTGAAGCGCGGCTCGGCGACGATGATCTTCGCCCCGTTCTCCTTGCCGCGCAGGATATGCTGCATGGCGACCGGGTGCGCCTCGGCCGCGTTGCTGCCGATGAACAGCATCAGCTTGCAGTTGTGCTGGTCGTTATAGGAGTTGGTCATCGCGCCGTACCCGTACTGAGCCGCCGTGCCGGCGACCGTCGTCGAGTGGCAGATGCGCGCCTGGTGGTCCTGGTTGTTCGATCCCCAGAACCGGAAGAATTTGGTCTGCAGGTACGACTGCTCGTTGTTGTGCTTGGAGCCGCCGGTCATGAAGATCGAGTCCGGCCCGAACTCCTTGCGCAGCGCGAGCATCTTGTCGCCCACCTCGTTGATCGCCTGGTCCCAGGAGATCCGCTGCCACTTGCCGCCGACGAGTTTCATCGGGTACTTCAGCCGCCGCTCGCCGTGGCCGTGCTCGCGCACCGACGCGCCCTTCGCGCAGTGCGCGCCCAGGTTGAACGGGTGGTCGAAGGCCGGCTCCTGGCCGGTCCACACGCCGTTCTGCACCTCGGCGATGATCCCGCAGCCGACCGAGCAGTGGCCGCAGATCGTGCGCACGGTCTTCACCGGCGCCTTGGGATCGATCTCGGCCGCCGGCTTCGCGCTGGCCTTCTTCATGAAGGACATCGGCAGCGACGCGGCAAGCGCGGTGCCCCCGAGCACGAGGCCCGAGCGGCGCAGGAAGGTGCGCCGGTCCATCGTGGACGCGGCGAGCGCGAGACCCGCGATCGACGGGGCCTGGGGCTGCTTCTTGATGAGCTTCATCGTTCGTCTCCTCTATCCGATACCAGCGGCGTCCGCACGCTACAGGGCCGCGGTCCGGTAGTACTCGCGGATGTGGTCCGTCTCGTGGTAGCCCTTCGGCCGCGCCGGCTCCGCCGCCGCCTTCGGCGGCTCGGTGTCCGTCGCGGCGAGCGCACCGCCCGATACGGCGGCGACGGCCGCGGCGCCGCCGCCGAGCGCCACCTGCTTCAGGAACTCCCGCCGGCCGTTCGGTTCGTCGTGCTGCTGCTCTGTCATGGCTTTCTCCTCTCGACCCCTTTATGCGTCGTCCGCCCGCGCGGCTATACCGCCATCGCGAAATACGCCCGCTCGAGCTTCATGAA is from Sulfurifustis variabilis and encodes:
- a CDS encoding ankyrin repeat domain-containing protein — encoded protein: MKARLLALLALATAAPLHAADPDADLAAALARRDVAAVARAIERGADVNGKTPDGRTALMVAAGAGDAALVRGLLEAGAAVNTTNGRGGTALMYASVRGDLDTVTALLEKGAEVDARASNGWTALMIASASGYADLAAVLVDAGANVDAADIYGWTPLMRAIHEGRTEVVRLLVKRARPTLEARDEADATALHHAAVVGSLESARLLLERGADRGARDRAGRTPAMAAAEAGHGALAELLECKGREEC
- a CDS encoding molybdenum cofactor biosynthesis protein MoaE; the protein is MPVEIREAAFDPWSELARHERTLAPEGAYGATACFVGTMRDFNEDAGVTAMTLEHYPGMTEKHLETIVAEATASWPLLDALIVHRVGAIRPGEPIVLVAAWSAHRAAAFAACRHLIEELKTRAPFWKKEQLADRARWVEHNT
- a CDS encoding MoaD/ThiS family protein, coding for MSIRVRYFASLRERLGRAGDEIARDSGVRTAADVWARAAGGQPLPDNTLVAINMEYASLDREVHEGDEVAFFPPVTGG
- the sodC gene encoding superoxide dismutase family protein gives rise to the protein MGVARNGAIIALSLLASSAFADQITVKMTLIDEKGQGKSIGSVQLEDGKDGLVIRPNLTGLPPGEHGFHVHEKPDCGPGEKDGKRQAGLAAGGHYDPKKTGKHEGPKGQGHAGDLPALRVGDKGEAKGQLTAPRLKVADLRGRSLMIHEGGDNYSDQPKPLGGGGGRIACGVAG
- a CDS encoding formate dehydrogenase subunit gamma is translated as MAKQNDRVRARSIRRRCLGWGLATVLVAALSLPFIAYVGDATVVAASSATEEQTNPRANYWRAVRGGGEGYTAASGPYTTNTLIQNGGQNWRQIRNGPVASVLPWVLALVILAIGAYHILHGPNELTRRPTGRVVPRWTLAERVLHWYTAVLFIVLAITGLSLLFGRAVLIPVIGLNGFSAWASLSIGLHNYLGPFFLVGMLLEIVVWLKYNILHDYDWTWLKNGGGYLWRTAHHPPAHRINAGEKILTFWMGLVVLGTLVAITGLIMDFPNVGWSRQTMQISNVIHGVAAIIWIALILGHIYLGTVGVPGTLQAMTQGNVTAEWAQEHHDLWYEELRRRGIAEEDMPAGEPGRGPTRPRVPGT
- the fdh3B gene encoding formate dehydrogenase FDH3 subunit beta, whose translation is MARMKFLCDAERCIECNGCVTACKNEHEVPWGVNRRRVVTLDDGVPGEKSISVACMHCTDAPCAAVCPVDCFYTTSDGIVLHNKDLCIGCGYCFYACPFGAPQYPQASAFGVRGKMDKCTFCAGGPEADGTAEEFKKYGRNRVAEGKLPLCAEMCATKALIAGDGDVVADIYRKRVLKRGGRPQTWGWETAYKG
- a CDS encoding formate dehydrogenase subunit alpha, with translation MKLIKKQPQAPSIAGLALAASTMDRRTFLRRSGLVLGGTALAASLPMSFMKKASAKPAAEIDPKAPVKTVRTICGHCSVGCGIIAEVQNGVWTGQEPAFDHPFNLGAHCAKGASVREHGHGERRLKYPMKLVGGKWQRISWDQAINEVGDKMLALRKEFGPDSIFMTGGSKHNNEQSYLQTKFFRFWGSNNQDHQARICHSTTVAGTAAQYGYGAMTNSYNDQHNCKLMLFIGSNAAEAHPVAMQHILRGKENGAKIIVAEPRFTRTAAHADLYVRIRSGTDTAFIWGVLWHILENGWEDKEFIRSRVYGFDEVRSIVKNYTPDVVSDVTGTPKELIYKVAEMMAKNRPGTLVWCMGGTQHHHGTANVRSYNTLQLALGNTGRSGGGSNIYRGHDNVQGATDVGPNSHTLPGYYGLAEGAWKHWARVWDVDFDWLKNRFDQTEYDDGKGGKVKPMNMVGVTVSRWHDAVLEDPKNITQRSPIKMVLFWGHAPNSQSRGPNLKKAFEKLDALVIVDPYPTVSAVMHDRTDNVWLLPATTCFETYGSVTASNRALQWRDKVIDPLFESKTDEEIMYLLAKKLGFEKEMFKHIRVENNQPNLEDTLREINRGAWTIGYTGQSPERLKLHQQNWGTFNTTTTRAEGGPCNGEYYGLPWPCWGTADLKHPGTPLLYDTSKPVKEGGLNFRANWGVEKDGVSMLAGEGSHPVGAEIKEGHPEFTFGLLRKLGWDKDLTDKELDVIYRVAGINLAKGDEPDKAVQSPQSHSRKKLDLGKDMEEKLNGVNWKTDLSGGIIRVAISHGCAPFGNGRARAKVWEMPDPVPVHREPLYTPRHDLVQKFPTYPDKKVLYRLPTRYASIQAKDYSKEFPLVLTSGRLTEYEGGGDETRSNPWLAELQQDMFAEINPTDANNAGIRHGQMVWVESPEGAKIRVKALVTRRVGAGTVWCPFHFGGHFQGQDLRAKYPPGADPYVLGEAVNTVTTYGYDAVTAMQETKTTLCRVRPA
- a CDS encoding twin-arginine translocation signal domain-containing protein gives rise to the protein MTEQQHDEPNGRREFLKQVALGGGAAAVAAVSGGALAATDTEPPKAAAEPARPKGYHETDHIREYYRTAAL